One Yoonia sp. BS5-3 genomic window carries:
- a CDS encoding GbsR/MarR family transcriptional regulator, whose protein sequence is MKLTPAMQDFILHWGEMGSKWGVNRSVAQIHALLHLAPEPMAADEICAALNLARSNVSTGLKELQGWKLVSTSRDLGDRRDKFHSIRDMFDLAQVVIEERRNREFAPTIAALEKVAEEAKTDQTPPHIKTRMAETLQTMQMFDKWYTDVARLPRGVQMAALKLGGQIVRFLPKSG, encoded by the coding sequence ATGAAGCTGACACCGGCGATGCAGGACTTTATCCTCCATTGGGGGGAAATGGGGTCGAAATGGGGTGTGAACCGGTCGGTTGCACAGATCCACGCGCTTTTGCATCTGGCCCCCGAACCGATGGCAGCGGACGAAATCTGCGCGGCGCTGAATTTGGCGCGATCAAATGTTTCAACCGGTTTGAAAGAGCTTCAAGGATGGAAACTGGTTAGCACCAGCCGGGACCTGGGCGACCGACGGGACAAATTCCATTCCATCCGGGACATGTTTGACCTCGCGCAGGTAGTTATTGAAGAGCGGCGCAACCGCGAATTCGCGCCAACGATTGCGGCCCTCGAAAAGGTCGCAGAAGAGGCAAAGACAGATCAGACACCGCCGCATATCAAGACGCGCATGGCCGAGACGCTACAGACCATGCAGATGTTCGACAAATGGTACACGGATGTGGCGCGATTGCCGCGCGGCGTTCAAATGGCCGCATTAAAGCTGGGGGGGCAGATCGTGCGCTTCTTGCCAAAATCAGGCTAA
- a CDS encoding glutamate--cysteine ligase: MSIPQSGGGPIEHYHQLADVLAKGCKPKADWRIGTEHEKFGFCQDTLQPLPYDGARSIKAVLEGLEARFGWARVEEDGKIIGLTKDGANVSLEPGGALELSGAPLENIHQTCDEVNVHLAEVKAVSDEIGVKFIGLGAAPIWTHDQMPLMPKGRYKLMNDYMEKVGTMGTAMMRRTCTVQVNLDFGSEADMVQKMRVALALQPVAVALFANSPFFEGQPNGHKSWRSRIWRSLDDARTGMLPFVFDEGFGFDAWVEWVLDVPMYFVYRDGKYIDALGMSFRDFLKGELPALPGEKPLLSDWADHLTTVFPEARVKQFIEMRGADGGPWRRLCALPAFWVGLMYDQTALDAAWDLCKGWTAEQRDALRVAASVDGLQAKVDGINMHDLAREVVTISEAGLKARAMPGAGGLVPDETHFLNALKETIETGQTPADELLALYQSDWDGDLSRIYAEYSY; this comes from the coding sequence ATGTCTATCCCTCAATCCGGCGGTGGCCCCATCGAGCATTACCACCAATTGGCCGACGTCCTGGCCAAAGGTTGCAAGCCCAAAGCAGATTGGCGCATCGGCACCGAGCATGAAAAATTCGGCTTTTGTCAGGATACCCTGCAACCATTGCCCTACGATGGCGCTCGTTCAATCAAGGCTGTGCTGGAAGGCCTTGAAGCCCGTTTTGGCTGGGCACGCGTCGAAGAGGACGGCAAGATCATCGGCCTGACCAAAGACGGTGCCAATGTCAGTCTGGAACCTGGCGGCGCACTTGAGCTGTCGGGTGCCCCTTTAGAGAACATCCATCAGACTTGCGACGAGGTGAATGTGCACCTGGCCGAGGTTAAGGCCGTTTCGGACGAAATTGGTGTCAAATTCATCGGCTTAGGCGCGGCCCCGATCTGGACTCATGATCAAATGCCCCTGATGCCCAAGGGCCGCTATAAGTTGATGAATGATTACATGGAAAAGGTCGGCACCATGGGCACCGCCATGATGCGCCGCACCTGCACTGTTCAGGTGAACCTTGATTTCGGCTCCGAGGCGGACATGGTTCAAAAGATGCGCGTGGCGCTGGCCCTTCAGCCAGTCGCCGTCGCCCTTTTTGCTAATTCCCCGTTTTTTGAGGGGCAACCAAACGGCCATAAGTCTTGGCGTTCGCGCATCTGGCGCAGCCTGGACGATGCCCGCACAGGCATGCTGCCCTTTGTTTTTGATGAAGGTTTTGGTTTTGACGCCTGGGTCGAATGGGTGCTGGATGTGCCTATGTATTTTGTCTATCGCGATGGCAAATATATCGACGCGCTGGGCATGTCGTTTCGGGATTTCCTGAAGGGTGAATTGCCCGCATTGCCCGGTGAAAAGCCGCTTCTGTCCGATTGGGCCGACCATCTGACCACCGTATTCCCTGAAGCCCGCGTGAAGCAGTTCATAGAAATGCGCGGCGCAGATGGGGGACCCTGGCGCCGCTTGTGCGCATTGCCTGCATTTTGGGTAGGGCTGATGTACGATCAGACCGCCCTCGATGCCGCTTGGGATCTGTGCAAAGGTTGGACCGCCGAGCAGCGCGATGCTTTGCGTGTTGCCGCATCTGTTGATGGGCTGCAGGCCAAGGTTGACGGGATCAATATGCATGACCTAGCCCGCGAGGTTGTCACCATCTCCGAAGCCGGACTCAAGGCGCGGGCGATGCCGGGCGCAGGCGGGCTTGTCCCTGATGAGACCCATTTCCTAAACGCCCTCAAAGAAACGATCGAAACAGGCCAGACCCCTGCCGATGAGTTATTGGCTCTCTATCAAAGCGATTGGGACGGGGACCTGAGCCGAATATACGCCGAATATAGCTACTGA
- the plsY gene encoding glycerol-3-phosphate 1-O-acyltransferase PlsY produces MTIFGFGLDIIAIWGAIGYLLGSIPSGVILARLMNLGDLRQIGSGNIGATNVLRTGNKTAAALTLIADAAKGAAAVLLARHFSGESALQIAGIAVLLGHCYPVWLRFKGGKGVATYFGVFFGFAWPLGIVASVIWLTTAAISRYSSAAALITAGWLPVVMFFLGFRGYFFLAVVLGVLIYVRHLGNIERLKAGTETKIGEKVSS; encoded by the coding sequence ATGACAATTTTTGGGTTTGGACTTGATATCATCGCGATCTGGGGGGCGATCGGATATCTGCTCGGATCGATCCCAAGCGGGGTCATTCTGGCGCGCTTGATGAACCTTGGGGATCTACGGCAGATCGGGTCTGGCAATATCGGGGCGACCAATGTGTTGCGGACGGGCAATAAGACAGCTGCTGCGCTAACGCTGATTGCGGATGCAGCCAAAGGTGCCGCAGCGGTTTTGCTGGCACGGCATTTTTCTGGGGAAAGTGCCCTGCAAATCGCGGGGATCGCGGTGCTGTTAGGGCATTGCTATCCGGTCTGGCTGCGGTTCAAAGGGGGCAAAGGGGTGGCCACCTATTTTGGGGTTTTCTTTGGGTTTGCCTGGCCGTTGGGGATCGTCGCCAGCGTGATCTGGCTGACGACGGCTGCGATCAGCCGGTATTCCTCGGCTGCGGCGTTGATCACGGCAGGCTGGTTGCCGGTGGTCATGTTCTTCTTAGGGTTCCGTGGGTATTTCTTCCTGGCGGTCGTTCTTGGGGTGCTGATCTATGTCAGACATCTTGGGAATATTGAGCGGTTGAAGGCAGGAACCGAAACCAAAATCGGGGAAAAGGTCAGCTCCTGA
- a CDS encoding aspartate carbamoyltransferase catalytic subunit: protein MTFRQNHLLGIEPLHPTEITTLLDLADSYADHNRRGITHRDVLAGMTQINMFFENSTRTQSSFELAGKRLGADVMNMGMQASSIKKGETLIDTALTLNAMRPDLLVVRHPHSGAVDLLAQKVNCAVLNAGDGKHEHPTQALLDALTIRRSKGRLHRLSIAICGDIAHSRVARSNIMLLGKMENRIRLIAPPTLMPKGIDEFGVEMFEDMNEGLKDVDVVMMLRLQKERMDGGFIPSEREYFHRYGLDADKLRHAKPDAIVMHPGPMNRGVEIDGNIADDINRSVIQEQVEMGVAVRMAAMDLLAVNLRKKRGQEAIMA, encoded by the coding sequence CCACACTTCTGGATCTGGCTGACAGTTATGCCGATCATAATCGGCGGGGGATCACGCACCGGGACGTGCTGGCGGGCATGACGCAGATCAACATGTTCTTCGAAAACTCGACACGGACCCAATCCAGTTTTGAGCTGGCGGGGAAGAGGCTTGGCGCGGATGTGATGAATATGGGGATGCAGGCCAGCTCGATCAAAAAGGGCGAGACGCTGATTGATACGGCGTTGACGCTGAATGCAATGCGTCCCGATTTGCTGGTCGTGCGGCATCCGCATTCGGGCGCAGTGGATTTGCTGGCGCAAAAGGTCAATTGCGCGGTTTTGAACGCAGGCGATGGCAAGCACGAACATCCGACACAGGCGCTGCTTGATGCGCTGACGATCCGTCGGTCCAAGGGGCGATTGCACCGGCTGTCCATCGCGATTTGCGGGGATATCGCCCATAGCCGGGTGGCCCGCTCCAACATCATGTTGCTGGGCAAGATGGAAAACCGGATTCGGCTGATTGCGCCGCCTACATTGATGCCCAAAGGGATCGATGAATTCGGGGTCGAAATGTTCGAAGACATGAATGAGGGCCTTAAAGACGTCGATGTGGTGATGATGCTGCGCCTTCAAAAAGAACGGATGGATGGCGGGTTTATCCCCTCTGAGCGCGAGTACTTTCACCGCTATGGGTTGGATGCCGATAAGCTGCGCCATGCGAAACCCGATGCGATTGTGATGCATCCTGGCCCGATGAACCGCGGGGTTGAGATTGACGGCAATATTGCCGATGACATCAACCGTTCTGTTATTCAGGAACAGGTTGAAATGGGCGTCGCCGTGCGTATGGCAGCAATGGATTTGCTGGCGGTCAATCTGCGCAAGAAACGCGGGCAAGAGGCGATCATGGCATGA
- the pyrC gene encoding dihydroorotase yields the protein MTFTFFANARLIDPVALTDSAGALLVKDGEIVAVGDDITAPQGAEIIDCAGQCLAPGIIDVGVKVSEPGERHKESFRSAGQAAAAGGVTTIVTRPDTAPAIDTPETLEFVERRAQEDAPVHVLPMAALTKGRDGKEMTEIGFLQDAGAVAFTDCDRVVANTKVFSRALTYARSLDALVIGHIQEPILSEGAAVTSGKFASLRGLPGVSAMAERMGLDRDISLLEMTGARYHVDQVTTARALPALERAKRNGLQITAGVGVHHLTLNEFDVADYRTFFKLKPPLRSEADRIAVVQAVADGLIDIICSMHTPQDEESKRLPYEEAASGAVGLETLLSAALRLYHAEMISLPQLFRALSRNPARLLGLTAGRLREGTPADLILFDPDAPFQLDRFTLLSKSKNTPFDGARMQGKVLGTWVDGTRVWEG from the coding sequence ATGACATTCACATTCTTTGCAAATGCACGGCTAATTGATCCTGTGGCGCTGACCGACAGCGCCGGGGCATTGCTGGTAAAAGACGGTGAAATTGTCGCTGTTGGGGACGATATCACGGCACCCCAGGGGGCTGAGATCATTGATTGCGCGGGGCAATGTCTTGCGCCCGGGATTATCGATGTCGGGGTGAAGGTCAGCGAACCGGGTGAGCGGCACAAGGAATCCTTTCGCTCTGCCGGACAGGCCGCTGCCGCTGGGGGCGTGACGACCATCGTCACAAGGCCCGATACTGCGCCAGCGATTGACACGCCCGAGACGTTGGAATTTGTCGAACGGCGCGCCCAAGAGGATGCGCCGGTGCATGTGTTGCCCATGGCTGCGCTGACCAAGGGGCGGGACGGCAAGGAAATGACGGAAATCGGTTTCTTGCAAGATGCCGGGGCGGTGGCCTTCACAGATTGCGACCGTGTCGTCGCTAATACCAAAGTTTTTAGCCGGGCACTGACATATGCAAGATCACTGGATGCGCTGGTAATTGGGCATATTCAGGAACCGATCCTCTCGGAAGGGGCGGCAGTGACATCGGGTAAATTCGCTTCATTGCGCGGGCTGCCAGGGGTTTCGGCAATGGCCGAGCGGATGGGTTTGGATCGGGATATCAGCCTGCTTGAGATGACAGGCGCGCGGTATCATGTCGATCAGGTCACAACGGCAAGGGCCTTACCGGCGCTTGAGCGGGCCAAACGGAACGGGCTGCAGATCACTGCAGGGGTGGGTGTTCATCATCTGACGCTGAATGAATTCGATGTGGCGGATTATCGGACCTTCTTTAAGCTTAAGCCGCCCCTGCGCAGCGAGGCCGACAGGATCGCCGTAGTGCAGGCTGTGGCCGATGGGCTGATTGATATCATCTGTTCGATGCACACTCCGCAGGATGAGGAAAGCAAACGCTTGCCCTATGAAGAGGCGGCCAGCGGGGCTGTGGGGCTTGAAACGTTGCTGTCAGCGGCATTGCGGCTTTATCACGCCGAGATGATCAGCCTGCCGCAGCTGTTCCGGGCCTTGTCGCGCAACCCCGCGCGGCTGCTAGGACTGACAGCAGGGCGATTGCGCGAAGGAACGCCTGCTGATTTGATCCTTTTTGACCCGGATGCGCCGTTCCAGCTGGATCGGTTCACATTACTGTCGAAATCGAAAAATACGCCCTTTGATGGGGCAAGAATGCAAGGCAAAGTGCTAGGGACCTGGGTTGACGGAACCCGGGTCTGGGAGGGCTGA